A stretch of Brassica napus cultivar Da-Ae chromosome C6, Da-Ae, whole genome shotgun sequence DNA encodes these proteins:
- the LOC106438581 gene encoding coiled-coil domain-containing protein 22 isoform X1, translating to MVDKNSVSFLFLCPRRSKPGRMEEECGDILMSTLIESGVSIPGDFSSVSQFTSEALASICAQLLNLIDPSAASEMIRVVDSLPDIAHSVKNLGYMGDISYHKFLHPSQDDSFRLVSFLLERLSEKKQGIKTSPAADDIACRPKVENFRDISDHRMVKLKEEEDNDETFDMHIHKVEAVLKDLTMTPDISPSHAENASADGSTLPNQPSSGYEEHSSIDPSETTNETVELQNQHNLLLGELESGSSELRSLDCQLELLTMAAETLLDEKQPGGLYLQQLNQQLVLKRCNIMDLKKQWDDVRLTLEAKKLCLLDQLHVEEPEAKEKFHKLKKIEFDLQSLSSETQKREEERCNLYSELERQPKAASRKSYIHGIKEITKNSRKLDSDIQRISGETRELQLESNSIQERLHRSYAVVDEMVTRELKKDPSIRQVYKLVTSIHGIFGQISEKILMTDRLRREAVDYEKKLGSIASRGSSLEKLQADLDAIRQENQSLEKQLK from the exons ATGGTTGACAAAAACAGTGTGTCCTTCCTCTTCCTTTGTCCTCGGAGAAGCAAACCAGGAAGGATGGAGGAGGAATGTGGAGATATACTGATGTCGACGTTGATTGAATCTGGGGTTTCGATCCCGGGCGATTTCTCTTCTGTGTCTCAGTTTACATCGGAGGCTCTGGCGTCGATCTGCGCTCAGCTGCTTAATCTCATTGACCCATCGGCGGCGAGTGAGATGATACGAGTAGTAGATTCTCTTCCGGATATAGCTCACTCCGTCAAGAACCTTGGCTACATGGGCGACATTAGTTATCATAAG TTTCTGCATCCCTCTCAAGATGACTCTTTTAGGTTGGTTAGTTTCTTACTTGAGAGGCTTTCCGAGAAAAAACAAGGAATCAAAACTTCTCCGGCTGCTGATGATATAGCTTGCAGGCCAAAAGTGGAGAATTTCAGAGATATTTCAGATCACAGAATGGTGAAgctgaaggaggaggaggacaaTGATGAGACTTTTGATATGCATATACACAAGGTTGAGGCTGTCCTTAAAGATCTTACCATGACTCCTGATATCTCTCCTTCTCATGCTGAAAATGCTTCAGCAGATGGTTCTACCCTTCCTAATCAACCGTCATCTGGATATGAAGAACATTCTTCGATAGACCCCTCTGAG ACAACTAATGAGACTGTTGAGTTACAAAATCAACATAATCTACTCTTGGGCGAACTAGAATCTGGATCTTCAGAGCTACGCAGTCTTGACTGTCAGTTGGAGTTGTTGACGATGGCTGCCGAGACGTTATTGGATGAAAAACAGCCTGGTGGGTTATATCTCCAACAGCTTAATCAACAACTAGTGCTCAAAAGGTGCAATATCATGGATCTCAAAAAGCAGTG GGACGATGTAAGGCTGACTTTGGAAGCTAAAAAGCTATGTCTTTTGGACCAACTTCATGTGGAGGAGCCAGAGGCCAAAGAGAAATTCCATAAGTTGAAAAAGATTGAATTTGATTTACAGTCTCTCTCATCAGAAACTCAAAAGAG GGAAGAGGAACGATGTAATCTATACAGTGAACTTGAGAGGCAGCCAAAAGCAGCGTCACGGAAGTCTTATATCCATGGGATTAAAGAAATAACGAAAAACAGCCGCAAACTGGATAGTGATATTCAGAGGATTTCAGGGGAGACTAGGGAGCTACAATTAGAGAGTAACTCCATCCAAGAACGTTTGCACCGATCATATGCGGTTGTTGATGAGATGGTTACAAG GGAACTGAAGAAGGATCCATCCATACGACAGGTCTACAAGCTAGTGACCAGTATCCACGGTATTTTTGGGCAAATATCTGAAAAGATCCTCATGACTGATCGGTTAAGAAGAGAAGCAGTTGACTATGAGAAGAAGCTGGGTTCCATAGCAAGTCGGGGCTCGAGTCTGGAGAAATTACAAGCCGACCTCGATGCCATCAGGCAAGAGAACCAAAGTCTTGAGAAACAACTAAAATAA
- the LOC106438580 gene encoding GBF-interacting protein 1-like, whose product MNKSLGDGGSARVSIPRSLRETVQSIREMTGKQHSDEDIYAVYKESFNDPFETAQKLRFLDTFHEVRSKRDKKKENLVPINQASARTGRRNFASSNTYHGNGRSSSFKRESGSNHVTGGSRPSLPNTNNRARNPTVPRATKVPAPTGLPSGVSNHKVEDDFTATVNKGVAEKLPLSKSISFSEDAVKPETSKANSEQVAPPVSVSVVQNHTQDVISAHIPQPDVNNQPAELQSSTFGRQDPSLISASHCSNHSDQVTENETASKKGKARSLLKSDVGERSHVTFPLHLQVAEELQNGLTFGSFDSNFVKELSSTYGASGGDDSDFKSSHGTGDDESDSSPTTNGIPAVASARGASSYFEDDNGIPNSAPGAELVRHSNHTVPSGEDELREEALPNTQPHQIAYGQEAPFSVFGLVPSFSALGQPVNTEAAATQLGNSNAPAMSLVSNPPGQSSIAAVSQQATNLFGQQYPPSFFPYGPYYPQFYMPPPYIHQFLGPNGIPQQSYFPPGAAIAAPTHIAPVGDNENPPTTNPSQHASSTVVTHTPSATALNSIHSEERTSPMTGNAAAWIGQGLGNLQMSQMYNLALQGQPLGFPVVQAGHRGLMGIQTLTPLPPSLTTTAMAEPIRHPNIAYQQPQAAVTNRVDNNY is encoded by the exons atgaacaAGAGCTTGGGTGATGGCGGCTCCGCTAGGGTTTCGATACCGCGTAGTCTCCGAGAAACTGTTCAGAGTATCAGAGAGATGACAGGGAAGCAGCACTCGGACGAGGATATCTACGCCGTCTATAAGGAATCCTTTAATGATCCTTTCGAGACCGCCCAGAAGCTCCGCTTTTTAG ATACGTTTCATGAGGTGAGAAGCAAAAGGGACAAGAAGAAGGAG AATCTTGTGCCAATTAACCAAGCGAGTGCCAGAACTGGTCGGAGGAACTTTGCTTCTAGCAACACTTATCATG GCAATGGAAGAAGTTCATCCTTCAAAAGGGAGAGTGGATCTAATCATGTCACAGGGGGATCAAGACCTTCTCTTCCTAATACTAACAACAGAGCAAGAAACCCCACTGTACCTCGTGCGACAAA GGTTCCTGCTCCTACCGGTCTCCCCAGTGGGGTAAGCAATCATAAAGTTGAAGATGATTTCACTGCCACTGTGAACAAGGGAGTTGCAGAGAAACTTCCTCTTTCCAAGTCTATTTCTTTCTCCGAGGATGCTGTTAAGCCAGAGACGTCTAAAGCAAATTCAGAACAAGTTGCTCCACCTGTATCAGTGTCTGTTGTACAGAACCATACACAAGATGTAATTTCTGCTCATATCCCACAGCCTGATGTGAATAACCAGCCAGCAGAACTGCAGTCATCTACCTTTGGTCGACAGGATCCTTCTTTGATTTCTGCTTCTCACTGCAGTAACCATTCTGATCAAG TCACCGAAAATGAGACAGCATCCAAGAAAGGCAAAGCTCGATCGCTTCTCAAGTCAGATGTTGGCGAGCGGTCACACGTTACATTTCCATTGCACCTTCAGGTTGCAGAAGAGCTGCAAAATGGTCTGACGTTTGGCAGTTTTGATTCTAATTTTGTGAAAGAGCTATCTTCTACCTATGGTGCTAGTGGCGGTGATGACTCAGATTTTAAGTCCTCCCACGGGACAGGGGATGATGAGAGCGATTCCTCTCCCACTACCAATGGCATTCCTGCGGTTGCTTCTGCTAG AGGAGCATCATCCTATTTTGAAGATGATAATGGGATTCCAAATTCAGCACCGGGAGCTGAGCTAGTGAGGCATTCAAATCACACTGTCCCATCTGGAGAAGATGAACTGAGAGAGGAAGCTTTACCGAACACACAACCTCATCAAATTGCTTATGGTCAAGAAGCCCCATTCAGCGTGTTTGGTCTTGTTCCCTCGTTTTCAGCATTGGGCCAACCGGTAAACACCGAAGCAGCTGCGACTCAG CTTGGAAATTCTAATGCCCCAGCTATGTCATTAGTATCAAATCCGCCAGGTCAGAGCTCCATAGCAGCAGTCTCTCAGCAGGCAACTAATCTTTTCGGGCAACAATACCCTCCCAGTTTCTTCCCTTACGGTCCCTATTACCCACAGTTTTATATGCCACCACCATACATTCACCAGTTCTTGGGCCCAAATGGAATTCCACAGCAGTCTTATTTTCCACCGGGAGCTGCTATAGCTGCACCTACCCATATAGCACCAGTAGGCGACAATGAGAACCCTCCTACAACAAACCCATCCCAACATGCTTCTTCAACAGTTGTCACTCACACTCCATCTGCAACCGCCTTAAACTCTATCCATAGTGAAGAAAGGACTTCACCAATG ACTGGAAATGCAGCTGCGTGGATTGGGCAGGGGCTTGGGAACCTGCAGATGAGTCAAATGTACAACCTAGCCCTGCAAGGTCAGCCACTTGGTTTCCCAGTCGTGCAGGCTGGTCACAGGGGGCTCATGGGAATACAGACGTTAACGCCACTGCCACCGTCACTCACCACGACGGCTATGGCTGAACCCATAAGACACCCAAACATTGCCTATCAGCAACCTCAAGCTGCCGTAACGAATAGGGTCGATAACAACTATTAG
- the LOC111202008 gene encoding SEC14 cytosolic factor-like, translating to MSMASEEAVKQLRTLMEDVEDESLRESYRNIHQGYPTETLLRFLKARDFNVHKSHKMLLDCLEWRTQNEIDNILTKPIVPVELYRGIRDSQLVGLSGYSKEGLPVIAIGVGLSTYDKASVHYYVQSHIQMNEYRDRVVLPSATKKQGRPISTCLKILDMSGLKLSALSQIKLMTTITTIDDLNYPEKTETYYIVNVPYIFSACWKTIKPLLQERTKKKIQVLKGCGKDELLKVMDYESLPHFCRREGSGSGRHISNGTEDNCFSLDHSFHQELYSYVKQQALVKGPSSAPIRHGSVHVRFPEPATEGTKIFDTLESEFQKLGCDQKV from the exons ATGAGCATGGCTAGTGAGGAAGCAGTCAAGCAATTACGTACTTTGATGGAAGATG TTGAAGATGAATCACTGAGAGAGTCGTATCGG AACATACATCAAGGGTATCCCACAGAGACCTTGTTGCGCTTTCTTAAAGCCAGAGATTTTAATGTCCACAAATCTCACAAAATG TTGCTTGACTGCTTAGAATGGAGGACTCAAAACGAGATTGACAACATACTCACC aaaCCAATCGTTCCTGTTGAGCTGTACAGAGGAATCAGAGACTCTCAGCTTGTCGGTCTCTCTGGTTATTCTAAGGAG GGTCTCCCTGTCATTGCCATTGGTGTGGGCCTTAGCACATATGACAAAGCCTCC GTTCACTACTATGTacagtctcacattcaaatgaATGAGTACCGTGATCGTGTCGTTTTG CCATCTGCTACAAAGAAACAGGGACGACCTATCTCCacttgtttgaaaattttggatatgtctGGTCTAAAGCTTTCAGCTTTAAGTCAAATTAAG TTAATGACTACTATAACCACAATAGACGATTTAAACTACCCAGAGAAGACGGAGACGTATTATATAGTCAATGTCCCCTACATATTTTCTGCTTGCTGGAAAACCATAAAGCCTCTGCTGCAAGAGAGGACaaagaagaagattcaagttCTCAAAGGCTGCGGTAAAGATGAGTTGCTTAAG GTAATGGACTATGAGTCATTGCCACATTTCTGTAGAAGGGAAGGGTCTGGATCTGGTAGGCACATCTCAAATGGAACAGAAGACAACTGTTTCTCTTTGGATCACTCTTTCCACCAAGAGCTCTACAGTTATGTGAAGCAACAGGCGCTGGTTAAAGGGCCGTCGAGTGCACCCATCAGACATGGTTCGGTCCACGTTAGGTTCCCTGAGCCGGCCACGGAAGGCACCAAGATATTCGATACCTTAGAATCTGAGTTCCAGAAGCTTGGATGTGACCAGAAGGTCTGA
- the LOC106438581 gene encoding coiled-coil domain-containing protein 22 isoform X2, which produces MVDKNSVSFLFLCPRRSKPGRMEEECGDILMSTLIESGVSIPGDFSSVSQFTSEALASICAQLLNLIDPSAASEMIRVVDSLPDIAHSVKNLGYMGDISYHKFLHPSQDDSFRPKVENFRDISDHRMVKLKEEEDNDETFDMHIHKVEAVLKDLTMTPDISPSHAENASADGSTLPNQPSSGYEEHSSIDPSETTNETVELQNQHNLLLGELESGSSELRSLDCQLELLTMAAETLLDEKQPGGLYLQQLNQQLVLKRCNIMDLKKQWDDVRLTLEAKKLCLLDQLHVEEPEAKEKFHKLKKIEFDLQSLSSETQKREEERCNLYSELERQPKAASRKSYIHGIKEITKNSRKLDSDIQRISGETRELQLESNSIQERLHRSYAVVDEMVTRELKKDPSIRQVYKLVTSIHGIFGQISEKILMTDRLRREAVDYEKKLGSIASRGSSLEKLQADLDAIRQENQSLEKQLK; this is translated from the exons ATGGTTGACAAAAACAGTGTGTCCTTCCTCTTCCTTTGTCCTCGGAGAAGCAAACCAGGAAGGATGGAGGAGGAATGTGGAGATATACTGATGTCGACGTTGATTGAATCTGGGGTTTCGATCCCGGGCGATTTCTCTTCTGTGTCTCAGTTTACATCGGAGGCTCTGGCGTCGATCTGCGCTCAGCTGCTTAATCTCATTGACCCATCGGCGGCGAGTGAGATGATACGAGTAGTAGATTCTCTTCCGGATATAGCTCACTCCGTCAAGAACCTTGGCTACATGGGCGACATTAGTTATCATAAG TTTCTGCATCCCTCTCAAGATGACTCTTTTAG GCCAAAAGTGGAGAATTTCAGAGATATTTCAGATCACAGAATGGTGAAgctgaaggaggaggaggacaaTGATGAGACTTTTGATATGCATATACACAAGGTTGAGGCTGTCCTTAAAGATCTTACCATGACTCCTGATATCTCTCCTTCTCATGCTGAAAATGCTTCAGCAGATGGTTCTACCCTTCCTAATCAACCGTCATCTGGATATGAAGAACATTCTTCGATAGACCCCTCTGAG ACAACTAATGAGACTGTTGAGTTACAAAATCAACATAATCTACTCTTGGGCGAACTAGAATCTGGATCTTCAGAGCTACGCAGTCTTGACTGTCAGTTGGAGTTGTTGACGATGGCTGCCGAGACGTTATTGGATGAAAAACAGCCTGGTGGGTTATATCTCCAACAGCTTAATCAACAACTAGTGCTCAAAAGGTGCAATATCATGGATCTCAAAAAGCAGTG GGACGATGTAAGGCTGACTTTGGAAGCTAAAAAGCTATGTCTTTTGGACCAACTTCATGTGGAGGAGCCAGAGGCCAAAGAGAAATTCCATAAGTTGAAAAAGATTGAATTTGATTTACAGTCTCTCTCATCAGAAACTCAAAAGAG GGAAGAGGAACGATGTAATCTATACAGTGAACTTGAGAGGCAGCCAAAAGCAGCGTCACGGAAGTCTTATATCCATGGGATTAAAGAAATAACGAAAAACAGCCGCAAACTGGATAGTGATATTCAGAGGATTTCAGGGGAGACTAGGGAGCTACAATTAGAGAGTAACTCCATCCAAGAACGTTTGCACCGATCATATGCGGTTGTTGATGAGATGGTTACAAG GGAACTGAAGAAGGATCCATCCATACGACAGGTCTACAAGCTAGTGACCAGTATCCACGGTATTTTTGGGCAAATATCTGAAAAGATCCTCATGACTGATCGGTTAAGAAGAGAAGCAGTTGACTATGAGAAGAAGCTGGGTTCCATAGCAAGTCGGGGCTCGAGTCTGGAGAAATTACAAGCCGACCTCGATGCCATCAGGCAAGAGAACCAAAGTCTTGAGAAACAACTAAAATAA